A DNA window from Hydrogenophaga taeniospiralis contains the following coding sequences:
- a CDS encoding 2-hydroxyacid dehydrogenase — protein MNITFCCTDTKAEPWLDGLRAALPGATVEVWQPGAPQADHAVVWAPPQQFLDEQQALKGLFNIGAGVDALLKLRLPPGVKVVRLDDAGMSVQMAEYVCHAVIRHFREFDAYEADVKAGQWSYRKPRHRQDFPVGVMGLGVLGERVAKALRVFEFPVHGWSRTPKAVEGVLTHSGEVGFQTFLSSCRVLVNLLPLTHETQDILNRDTLGRLQPDAYLINVARGAHLVEADLLALLESGHMAGATLDVFRTEPLPAAHPFWTHPKITVTPHTSARTLRDESIAQIARKIAALERGEPVAGVVDTARGY, from the coding sequence ATGAACATCACTTTCTGCTGCACCGACACCAAGGCCGAACCCTGGCTCGACGGCCTGCGCGCGGCGCTGCCGGGCGCCACCGTCGAGGTCTGGCAACCCGGCGCACCGCAGGCCGACCACGCCGTGGTCTGGGCGCCGCCGCAGCAATTCCTGGACGAACAGCAGGCGCTCAAGGGCCTGTTCAACATCGGCGCCGGCGTGGACGCGCTGCTCAAGCTGCGGTTGCCACCGGGCGTGAAGGTGGTTCGGCTGGACGACGCCGGCATGTCGGTGCAGATGGCCGAATACGTGTGCCACGCGGTGATCCGCCACTTCCGCGAGTTCGACGCCTACGAGGCCGACGTGAAAGCGGGCCAGTGGTCGTACCGCAAGCCGCGCCATCGCCAGGACTTCCCGGTCGGCGTGATGGGCCTGGGTGTGCTCGGTGAGCGCGTGGCCAAGGCGCTGCGGGTGTTCGAGTTCCCGGTGCACGGCTGGAGCCGCACGCCCAAGGCCGTCGAGGGTGTGCTCACGCACAGCGGCGAGGTTGGGTTCCAGACCTTCCTGTCGTCCTGCCGCGTGCTGGTGAACCTGCTGCCGCTCACGCACGAGACGCAGGACATCCTGAACCGCGACACGCTCGGACGCCTTCAACCCGATGCCTACCTGATCAACGTGGCGCGCGGCGCGCACCTGGTCGAGGCCGACCTGCTCGCCCTGCTGGAGAGCGGCCACATGGCCGGCGCCACGCTCGACGTGTTCCGCACCGAGCCCCTGCCGGCGGCGCATCCGTTCTGGACCCACCCGAAGATCACCGTCACGCCACACACCTCGGCGCGCACCCTGCGCGACGAGAGCATCGCGCAGATCGCCCGCAAGATCGCGGCGCTGGAGCGCGGTGAGCCGGTGGCCGGGGTGGTGGACACGGCGCGGGGATATTGA